The Leptodactylus fuscus isolate aLepFus1 chromosome 1, aLepFus1.hap2, whole genome shotgun sequence nucleotide sequence TTGCCCTCTCCCTCCCCGGGAcaccccaaccccctgtacccgctgcacttacctgtagtatgtcgggtgcagcagcctcctctgtCCGAGAGCTGTGTCGGTGGGCTGGGACAGCTGCGGCGCCGGGACCCTGTGGGTTGCCGCCATCTTCCTTAGTGTTTCCCTGCTGAATCGCACGCCCagcaacctatggtgccgcagccctggctccagagcctgcccacagcctgccatgcaccaataggaggtgcttgcacagaccagcgctgacAGAAtcccagcttctacagccgagcccagaggattgtttggagggtcacggtggcaatttggggtgagtgacccacatttaaagtagcctactaccttttcctggcaagtgtgtgtgtgtgaaatttccccaaaatcaattcagccgtttggctgtgattgaggaacaaacatccaaactcacaaactttcacctttataatattaataggattttaaaaGCCCATTACAGCCGACATAAGCGACTACATGCTACTAACACATACTGATGCTATGCAACATTGCAGGCATTATTTAAATAGCTCGCATTGCCTCTGATGAACTGGCTTTTGTGTGGTGAAACGGACCGTCAGGCCGAGCTTTTAATCTACCAATGTGCTAACGATTGAGCGTGTGTGGGGTGGAGGGTCTTAAATAGGAGGGAGTGATAACTACATGCCCTGCTAGTGTGTATTAGGTCCTAATATCGGCTCAGCCCCATTGTATGCATGCCTGTCCTCTAGCATGTGGGGGTTGTGGGTGATTCATGGAACCAAATAAAAACCAGCTAGACCAgtaacccagcctaaggctagtGAGCCTATGTCAGGTGGATTTTATAGGTCGAACATTAAGGCCTTTTCCTGAGAGACTTACATATTTAGGACGTTATTACCACTCCATTCCACCTTTTAATATCTCCTATTATTGGTGGTAGTCAAACGGTAccacttttttgggggggcttttaaaattACTAGTAAAGGTCAAGTTTTAGTGCATTTCATTTTTGGTTTGTTAGTTTTATAATTAGTGctcatattttttgcatttatatttaCTTGTTGGTCCAATATTCACTCAATCATTTGTGTTGCACATTACTACCCATAATAATTTGATCCTTATTGTCATAAGTTTCACTATCCAATTTCTACAACATGCTAATTGTGCATCAGTACAAGGTCTAAAGTTTAAAAGCAGACCTTTCTTACCCTCTAACCTGCCATCTTACATACTGCTGCAAGCTGACGGTGCATTcatttcagcacactgtcaatTTTGCAGGGAtgtgccagagatattggtaccATTATGTTCAATGCACTGTCATACTGTCACTGTGATCGAAACGATTCTGTCCGCAGcttggaatctgttccttttggaatagaaatactagtactagtttggcaataatactcgcattatgttattagactttttcaacaagttatgcatgatgttaaggggactgcctctagagggcagcaaacagaggcactgttctcttaattaaatcctggagaacagatttgcatatttttttcctgtGTGCAGTAATAATAACAGGTAAAAGAAACAAACCATCAATCTATACATGATCATCTAAAACATACAGTTAGTGTATAGGCTTCAAGAGTGTATAGTAATGTTAATAGACTCAGGTTGTTAATACATTTTTGCATAAACCCTTAGTCATATCGCAACCTAATTTCCAAAAAAGagtttatttttatccatatttcTGCATATTACTGTAAGTGAGAGTGACGTTTGTGAAGGCCTACTACTGTACTGTAGGTGAGACTAATGTGTATGTCTATTATAAATGAGACTACAGAGAATACATGTGTGCCTACTATTGTTGGTGAAAGTTCCTTGTGTACCTACAGTAAATGATAGTGACTTGTGTACATGGGTGGATTATAGTATTTGTGAAATAAGTGGTTATCTGGGCCTACAGGCTGTAAAGTGGCCCATTGCCATATAACTGCACATTTGCCCCATTATAATCCAACCTTGTAATAAACTACATTGGCATCCAATTAATGTGTTTAttaaaatttattaataaaataaataattgaaaaacAGAACATGGAGTACCCCCTATTTTTTCATAACCAAACAGATCCAATATAGCAGCAGCCTATCAATATCCATGGCTAAAACTGGCCAACAGACcactactagatagatagatattagaattAACTGGGGTTTTCCTGGGACCCCTGATGGCGGTGGGTACTGCGGTAATAATGAGGGGGTTGTTAGAGTTGATCTATTTAGTGGATAACAATAAACCCTGTCTTACTAATGGTCACTGTCAGTCAGACAGCGGGCATTACTAAAGTGTTATTAatgaagtaataaaaaaaaagacaattttttttttttttaattaaaactgcCCCATACAATACTTGTCCAAATCTGTAGTATCCTAAGTAGTCCAACAAATCCATTGTAGTCTAACAAAtggtaataaattaataaatcttGGGTAACCCTAAGTTCAGGCAAAGATGAAGGAATACTTTCAAAATAAAGGGTTAAATACAGTCCGAACTTGACCACAATTAACCCCATCTCTGCACTGCATGGGTTTCCTACAGTTGTAACTTGACCAAGGGTAACCCCAAGTTTAGACACTTCTTAAGAGCTGAAGGAAAGCCTGGGTTGTTAATCAAAGGGTTAAACCTCTTCTAGTCTAGGCACTCCTTCAgcccatctttaaaggggttgtctcatctcaaggatcctatctatactggtaacttatgtaaatttaagccttttcctaaatatattgctttagaaattttgctttgcttgcctggtatgtgaatttattcgccccattgtttacactgtgttgctataaccacggacctataggacaagtgacgtcactcaccgctcttgccagcagggcaatctgttcagataattgcagttatctgataaatctgaggggttttttttatctctatataaacacacagataacccttTGTTTGTTCTGTTCAAGAGTCAgaagattatctgacctgcagaagtgttctgtgtcccgttcagcaggagggagggagggagagaaatacaggaagtgagaagcagacactgcatacagcctggctgaaaggctgacatgGGAAAAGACCTTTAATATGGGGGTAGGGGATATTTGTTATGGGGCAGGGATACAATACGTTAGAAAGGTTAGAAAGTATcagtggaggagaaacaggtttATATCACCCAAAATAGCCAAATTACCAAATGGAAAAATGTATTCTGATGGACAGTTGCACCCTGCCAGATGCATGCTGTACAGTAACTAGATCTGCAGgacaactcaggtaccctttaaaattTATTCTTGCACGATGTCAGacttaggggtcattcacatggaataaagtggcgctgattctgtcaCGATAagtcacggcagaatcagcgctgatagaaagactcccattgagtttaatggCTTCCGTCTTCCGCGCggaacactttgaaatcaatgggaggatttttaaccctttgatttcaatgtgttccacgcggTAGATGGAACCCATTAAACTCAGTGGGAGTCTTTATCAGCattgattctgccgcaagttatcatggcagaaccagcgccactttactccatgtgaatgaccccttagagagttgtccaggatattttttatttctaaattAGGCTGGGGTaggtaaaataaaatgtaaaaaaaaaaaacatactcaccgtTCCTGTTGCTCCCAgcacggtccagtcctgctgtttTGATATTTTCTTCCGCCGGAAGTCCCtgctgcatgtgaccactgaggtcaatcagcggcctCCACAAAGGACACGGGACATGAGCTGCCTAAAGAAAGGAACCCAGGACGTCACATCCGGTGAGGACTTCTGCCGCAAAAAACCATTGGAACGGCAGGACTGGACCACTCTGGGAGTatgttgtttttctgtttttttttgtactctcttttttttttcaccttccctagcctattgtaaaaaaaatatcctggacaacctctttaagtagaTACTGGATGGCTGGATCATTCACCAAATACAGTCTAGTTCTGTTATACATAAAAATACAGCGGACTGTGTTGAAATATATGTATGCAAAATTTTTATACAAAAGCACatgtataatatgtaataatatatgtgtattaaaaatgtaatttgctttttttttgtaggatTAGAGCTTCATTTTTATCTGAATGATATTCATGTATTCATCTTCCTGAACCTAGACAAATAACATGATGGACCCTATGTCTCCAGAAGCACATGGCTGGTCTATTCTCCAGAAACTGAATGAACAGAAATCAATGGGCCTTTTTTGTGATGTTTCCTTGATGGTGGAGGGTAAAATATTTCTTGCTCATAAAAATGTTCTTTCTGCTTGTAGTGAATATTTTTATGCTGCACTAAGCAGAAATGAGCAGCAGCAGTTTTTAGTTCTAGACAATGTTAGCTTGGAAGGTTTTAGTCATCTGCTAGATTTTATATACACTTACAAAATCCCGACTTGTCATGTTCAAGACTTTATGCAGGCTGCTCAACTCTTGCAAGTTAGTCTCCCGCTCACAGTTCAAGTGGTCAGTGTATCCAGTAGTCCACATAACAGTAGTCCAAAAGAAGAAATCTGCATCCCAGATGATGACTATGTGCCAAATCAGGATTCAGAGTTGAGAGAAACTGAGAGCCAAACAAGACTAGAGAGAAGCCGACAGGATAACCTTCACAGTATTAACAACAGTCTGCAAAGAAGACGGTTGGAAAACATTACTCAGAtaaaagaaaaagcaaaaataCACAAAAGGCCAACGTTTTATAAAGAAACGTATGTTGTTCGAAAGCCTGGATACTTTATGAGGAAATCGCTATCAAATAGTGAAAGATTGGGGAGAGAGAGCCCTGTGGATAGCTGTATGGATAACTCCTTTATTGACACTGGTTATTCCAGACAGGTGCCTATTACAGTTCACAATGATGGTTCTTCAGAAGAAGCAGACGATGAAGCTGCAGATATTTGCATTGATTTATGTGATGAGCCTGACACACCTGATAGCTTAGAACCTATGAATGACTTGAGATTACGTGGAGAGTCACTCAAACCTAAGATCTATTCTACTATAGTTGGGTTAGAGAATGCAAATGCGATGGAAAGAGTAAATGGGAACGAAAACCTTGCTGAAGTAGTACACAAGTGTGACAGATGTGAACTGCTATTGACGTATCCAGAGTTTCTAAATCACCAGGATGATCCAGGAGTAAACATTCTCCAATGCAGCTTTTGTGATAAACAGTTCAATTACAGGTGAGAACTATGTATCATTCATAATCCTGGTAATGGACATGTCTGTAGTGTATTGTACGTTTGTTATATTGTTTTGCAAATGTCAGAATATGCAGAACATGACATTATATTATAACAAATGTTACccttataaaaagtaaaaataaagtgtAAACCTACATATTTCTCTATATACAAGcaatctaagggtatgttcacacaacggaatttgcattccgggtgtgaacacttccgcgcggctagccatgacgggatgccagtacagtgcaccggcattccgctctggattaggcccgaagaatgggcctaatcgggagggatcctctaatattgtaataactTACATATATACTTACTATCACACATACAAAAGTTTCATGTGATCCAAACAACTCCTtgttgtgtaattttttttgtcaatgagtatatAGTACTATTGAAGGCCTGGAAGCTTTCTGAAGACTCCTGGCTGCTATGGTAACAGAACCATAGCTCCCAAGCATCCCGCATTTAGCAGGGAAGTCCCGCTTTTATACTTCTGTCCCACAGTCACACACaactccctgcatgtcccgctatgcctctttagtgttttacttaagAAAACTTTCCCCCGATTAACCCTGTTCTTATAACAGTGATAAGagctgttgtgtgtgtgtgtctctcagtaacctaggggcagagatggaaggggaacgttatactgggggcagatggaagaggacattaaactagggccacagatggaaggggaacatgaaactgggggcagatggagggggatatgaaattgggggagagatggaggggtagatgaaactgggagtagatgaagggggatatgaaactgggggaaaaatggaggggggagatgaaacggggcagattaagggggaacatgtaatggggcagatgaaggggtatatgaaactagtctgcctctagttgccccccagtttaatgtcaccctccagctacccctacggtttaatttcTGCTTctacttgcccccagtttaatgtcccatttcATTTGCCATTCATTTATTGTCCCCCACTGTTAATGTCgctctccagctgctccagtttcatgtttaaactggggcaccaggagagggacttaatactatggagcagttggaagggaacattataatgtggggacatataatgtatgggtgactataggagaattatactgtgtgggggcacataaaaaaaTTAACGAAAATGGGctatgcgcgccacacattttgtccctcattctgttcttccaaagttgggaggtatgcagaacAGGTCCTGCAATCACCCTGCAGGAGACCTGTTGTACTACTGAACATAAAAATGAAAGTGAAAGTAGCCACTCAGATTCCATGATTGCATTGATAATGACATCTAAGGtggttaaagagattctatcattagaatcttttttttcaggcctaccacgtcggaatagccttaagaaaggctattcttcccctacctttagctGTCTCCTCTACGCCACCATTCTGGTGATTTTCACGGTtttcactgtatgcaaatgagtctacagacagcactgggtgcgtggtccccctgcactcaaacagtactgggggcgtcccttgtactgcctgcagactctccagcgacaccttccatcttcttctcgctATCCCCTCTATTCCGCATTTTCAGCCAAAAgcgccgattgc carries:
- the LOC142212174 gene encoding uncharacterized protein LOC142212174, giving the protein MMDPMSPEAHGWSILQKLNEQKSMGLFCDVSLMVEGKIFLAHKNVLSACSEYFYAALSRNEQQQFLVLDNVSLEGFSHLLDFIYTYKIPTCHVQDFMQAAQLLQVSLPLTVQVVSVSSSPHNSSPKEEICIPDDDYVPNQDSELRETESQTRLERSRQDNLHSINNSLQRRRLENITQIKEKAKIHKRPTFYKETYVVRKPGYFMRKSLSNSERLGRESPVDSCMDNSFIDTGYSRQVPITVHNDGSSEEADDEAADICIDLCDEPDTPDSLEPMNDLRLRGESLKPKIYSTIVGLENANAMERVNGNENLAEVVHKCDRCELLLTYPEFLNHQDDPGVNILQCSFCDKQFNYSCQLSLHQSSHHDKKFYQCDQCGKELTTLKKLHDHIAYHSDARPHKCHLCDKAYKVKNDLTQHVRVKHIEASTGKPPLLQLCEFCGQAVKHYKSHKIFCSGVKKFKCEFCVQSFHRISELKRHTWTHTGELPYRCKICGKGCRHPSNMKKHIRTVHKADMRVQINREHASPRFFKNRRPAAKFSGVPQGLPSNQSLPIPASTGDHSIQIDSSVSPISLSYISIFTGDETATNDFTLCDAQNSSIQSARS